Proteins co-encoded in one Brassica rapa cultivar Chiifu-401-42 chromosome A02, CAAS_Brap_v3.01, whole genome shotgun sequence genomic window:
- the LOC103852694 gene encoding chaperone protein DnaJ translates to MEGGIKATSPSYYDFLGVAVNSSAEQIRRAYYKLAMKWHPDRWTKDPLRAGEAKRRFQQIQEAYSVLSDQRKRSLYDVGLYDTEEDEGYFDFAEEMVSLMAQTRREEKQYSLEELQTMVNDMVYEFQDQSMCMNFDLDQPVDWASQMSLPVSSFEFCPQSSYCN, encoded by the exons ATGGAAGGTGGCATTAAGGCAACATCACCGTCGTATTACGATTTTCTTGGTGTTGCCGTCAACTCCTCGGCGGAGCAGATACGACGAGCGTATTACAAACTTGCCATG AAATGGCATCCTGATCGGTGGACGAAAGATCCACTTAGGGCTGGAGAAGCAAAACGAAGATTTCAGCAGATTCAAGAAGCTTATTCGG TGTTGTCTGATCAACGGAAAAGAAGCTTGTACGATGTGGGGCTCTACGATACtgaagaagatgag GGATACTTTGATTTCGCTGAAGAGATGGTTTCACTTATGGCTCAGACGAGAAGAGAG GAAAAGCAATACAGCTTGGAGGAGTTGCAGACAATGGTCAATGATATGGTCTATGAGTTCCAGGACCAATCAATGTGTATGAACTTTGACCTGGACCAACCGGTAGATTGGGCTTCGCAGATGTCTCTGCCGGTTTCAAGCTTCGAGTTCTGTCCTCAGAGCAGTTACTGTAACTAA